In one Mycoplasmopsis canis PG 14 genomic region, the following are encoded:
- a CDS encoding sialidase family protein, translating to MKKINKKLAVYLLLSGALITSTSLAIYFYANSQKIEKKKKSNSFSDSQINGFEFNIPEKDNTFVPNNNNHNDFIEQPEKSDVKFYNFQFKKSDVDDSSFISLNFEGTKLLSESRLQIELEDNNKNLVVLDKFKINNENKEVIFDTSDLTNNRKFNVKTITLNDQLIKNDNDIDDDAEKISFSTIPSNTFIDFENSRIIESNENSATIEIELKTQDNIKEISKSAVSLSFAYKNNNSKNYLNITGILNKKQDKIFITANLNNLIHGESYFLEKAKFISKPKGLFYNINNNYENAFYDFNKSNNKEHEFVIHTDSETLFKNNSKFEFEVIGEMKSDPFENDQNEIKYHLSGVVLDKRKIDFSKINENLKLKFSKVGSEETDVYASKISYDPNENKLSFEIENSNSGDQFILKEIQVKNNETEQFENLDITNVDKKLIIEYPISKSLEVDLINSRSWESSLYPSYVFINLKLKNNWNDEKIEKLLDQLTKDDYSESKKNSIKNVLANIIYDNYKKIVKNNNVDIDNKIIILRLSDPADDSNFYSQDNNIFYFLLNETNKHFKNTKDIDEKWDIVNNSNTISISMIKNPFISNNRNGTAIENDHFKIKRLSSETLFAHNEDGSHSYRIPNVTKLKNGKILSVVDKRVENISDYNNSISQVFKESLDGGKTWSQNKEILKIAVPKKNNRGIAIDGIITEIEYFDEETQTNKTKLHFIVDIFPGTNTGVPHLSSGNPWFYIGDQGYLKMWTKLNNRNNFDSRSSVLKRVEGRGNWFRRYILPAGVSFNNNFTASTQLEETNTYVDMNYHQDTKSISGRVYENVMESDFDDPMALDSKKTEHSVFDEPRKVTNVNNNTFEPLRNEHAVYALAINSHLATLESYDEGRTWTNLQWIDEKLSRHRNNHKFVGTGVGNGIQLKHQANASINGRVIIPMYSMNNNDHYMFFIYSDDKGKTWTKYTPNGFKTNLSESSFVETEDGTLYWFARHTGSFGQNTFRTFISKSTDGGMTWSSPDNDTSRKGKDMQIGNPYDANIFSGIDHFRWKNKDYFIFSLSKSAVRRNGYLFIADATFENIVELFRYDDNQREHFAYSYALVTNKTENYIDFISIYEASERFKIIDGGFDNSRPKGGEIQLDKFRLWIKD from the coding sequence ATGAAAAAAATTAATAAAAAATTAGCTGTATATCTGCTCTTATCAGGAGCACTTATAACATCGACTTCTTTAGCAATATATTTCTATGCAAATAGTCAAAAGATTGAGAAAAAGAAGAAGAGCAATTCATTTTCTGATAGTCAAATTAATGGTTTTGAATTTAACATCCCTGAAAAAGATAATACTTTTGTTCCTAACAATAATAACCATAACGACTTTATTGAGCAACCTGAAAAAAGTGATGTCAAATTTTATAACTTTCAATTCAAAAAAAGTGATGTCGATGATTCTTCGTTTATAAGTTTAAATTTTGAAGGTACTAAACTTTTATCAGAATCAAGATTACAAATTGAACTTGAGGACAACAATAAAAATTTAGTCGTTTTAGATAAGTTTAAAATCAATAACGAGAACAAGGAAGTTATTTTTGATACTAGTGATCTAACTAATAATAGAAAGTTCAATGTCAAGACAATTACTTTAAATGATCAATTAATTAAAAATGATAACGACATTGATGATGATGCTGAGAAAATTTCATTTTCTACAATCCCATCAAATACTTTTATAGATTTCGAAAACAGTAGGATTATTGAATCAAATGAAAATTCAGCCACTATTGAAATAGAGTTAAAAACTCAAGATAATATAAAAGAAATTTCAAAAAGTGCAGTATCCCTTTCGTTTGCATACAAAAACAATAATTCTAAAAACTATCTTAATATAACTGGTATTTTAAATAAAAAACAAGACAAAATATTTATAACAGCTAATTTAAATAATTTAATACATGGGGAGTCATATTTTTTAGAAAAGGCAAAATTTATTAGTAAGCCAAAAGGATTGTTTTATAACATCAATAATAACTATGAAAACGCTTTTTATGACTTTAACAAATCAAATAATAAAGAACACGAATTCGTAATACACACAGATTCAGAAACATTGTTTAAAAATAACTCTAAATTTGAATTTGAGGTTATTGGTGAAATGAAAAGCGATCCATTTGAAAATGATCAAAATGAAATTAAATATCACTTAAGTGGTGTTGTTTTGGATAAAAGAAAAATTGATTTTTCTAAAATTAATGAAAATCTAAAACTAAAATTTTCTAAAGTCGGTAGCGAAGAAACTGATGTTTACGCCTCAAAAATAAGTTATGACCCAAATGAAAATAAGCTTTCTTTTGAGATAGAAAATTCAAATAGTGGTGACCAATTTATATTAAAAGAAATACAAGTAAAAAATAATGAAACAGAACAGTTTGAGAACTTAGATATAACTAATGTTGATAAAAAACTAATTATTGAATATCCGATTTCTAAATCGCTTGAAGTTGATTTGATAAATTCAAGATCATGAGAGTCTTCTTTATACCCGAGTTACGTATTTATTAATTTAAAATTAAAAAATAATTGAAATGATGAAAAAATCGAAAAGTTACTTGATCAATTAACGAAAGATGATTATTCGGAATCCAAAAAGAATTCAATAAAGAATGTTCTAGCAAATATTATTTATGATAATTATAAGAAAATAGTTAAGAATAATAATGTTGATATTGATAATAAAATAATAATTTTAAGACTTTCTGACCCAGCTGATGATAGCAACTTTTATAGTCAAGATAATAATATTTTTTATTTCCTATTAAATGAAACTAACAAACATTTCAAAAATACTAAAGATATTGACGAAAAATGAGATATAGTCAATAATAGCAACACAATTTCTATTTCAATGATTAAAAATCCATTTATAAGCAACAACAGAAATGGAACAGCAATTGAAAATGATCACTTTAAAATAAAAAGACTAAGTAGCGAAACATTATTTGCTCACAACGAAGACGGATCACACTCATATCGTATCCCAAATGTTACTAAACTTAAAAACGGAAAAATCCTTAGCGTTGTGGATAAAAGAGTAGAAAACATTAGTGACTATAATAACTCAATTTCACAAGTTTTTAAAGAATCATTAGATGGCGGAAAAACTTGAAGCCAAAATAAAGAAATCTTAAAAATAGCTGTTCCAAAGAAAAACAATCGTGGTATAGCTATAGATGGTATAATAACAGAAATTGAGTATTTTGATGAAGAAACACAAACTAATAAAACAAAGCTTCATTTTATTGTTGATATTTTTCCAGGAACAAATACTGGTGTTCCACATTTATCATCGGGTAACCCATGATTCTATATAGGTGATCAAGGTTATCTAAAAATGTGGACAAAATTAAATAACAGAAATAATTTTGATTCTAGATCATCAGTATTAAAGCGTGTAGAAGGAAGAGGAAATTGATTTAGAAGATATATACTACCAGCTGGTGTTTCATTTAACAATAATTTCACAGCAAGCACACAACTAGAAGAAACAAATACATATGTGGATATGAATTATCATCAAGATACAAAATCAATTTCTGGTAGAGTATATGAAAATGTCATGGAATCAGATTTTGATGATCCAATGGCATTAGATTCTAAAAAAACTGAGCACAGTGTTTTTGATGAACCAAGAAAAGTTACAAACGTAAACAATAATACATTTGAACCATTAAGAAATGAGCATGCTGTATATGCCTTAGCCATAAATAGCCACCTTGCAACACTAGAAAGTTATGATGAAGGTAGAACATGAACTAACTTACAATGGATTGATGAAAAACTTTCAAGACATAGAAATAATCATAAGTTTGTAGGTACTGGGGTAGGAAACGGAATACAACTTAAACACCAAGCAAATGCTTCTATAAATGGTAGAGTAATTATACCTATGTACTCTATGAATAACAATGATCATTATATGTTTTTCATATATAGCGATGATAAAGGAAAAACATGAACCAAATACACACCTAATGGATTTAAAACCAACCTATCTGAATCATCTTTTGTTGAAACAGAAGACGGTACTTTATATTGATTCGCAAGACATACAGGTAGTTTTGGACAAAATACATTTAGAACATTTATTTCAAAAAGTACAGATGGTGGTATGACTTGAAGCAGTCCTGATAATGACACATCTAGAAAAGGTAAAGATATGCAAATTGGTAATCCTTACGATGCAAATATTTTTTCAGGTATTGATCACTTTAGATGGAAAAATAAAGATTATTTTATTTTCTCTCTTTCAAAATCTGCAGTCAGAAGAAATGGTTATTTATTTATAGCAGATGCAACATTCGAGAATATTGTTGAACTATTTAGGTATGATGATAATCAAAGAGAGCATTTTGCTTATAGCTATGCGCTTGTTACTAATAAAACAGAAAACTATATAGATTTTATTAGTATTTATGAAGCTTCTGAAAGGTTTAAAATTATAGATGGTGGATTTGATAACTCTAGACCAAAAGGTGGAGAAATCCAATTAGACAAATTTAGATTATGAATTAAAGATTAA
- a CDS encoding MGA_1079 family surface serine endopeptidase produces the protein MKKQIKNIFVLTSGAAAIPMTALSCSIDNAQNINQNNENAKELLQYFEKDDNKRYFKNIENNIKNNQNISLSPKQVNTMISFLNEYKKINDLNIEQIYEGLEDNLLNSDFISNELKAFDKLINTNSNSFLEINNESVKRIQDVYNLILERNARVVNKNSEYDLFIKEINNLSLSNNLIWKYLKNHSVEIFNDVKLKNEIFELIKSIDINYSILNNLKNLYKTKEEAEIKKIIDDIEVFLNNSLTNNSLVEFNPKANEYIEKLKNKVIEKDLISNDVKQKKNELTEKIRLSENIDEENKKSLLEKAEKIVSLAEIYNYNDLFKKLDSNIEAKKAEFIQFINDSVLSDKNKEYFSEIIQGLEEETELKNISTSFKKMMDKFKRLQNKVNEIKEKISNNNFKSSYALEFYKKITKFVELFDNDNKLEKINLLYPDDNLKLISDIYIEIEKINIEEEFDIKPQEESVIDLFKKETISLFSLNTTENGTLYDLEKYSYSASYNLKSAEILFDNFDTEEVDYKIVNLKLDESNWNNLIVTVKVSLKSNSEINYLMDISKAFSGDVTPQINSLNFNNLDQFFNINYDDLQKLSLEEFRNLSNDQKKEWFTTNQTRIGKFFKFELTNYEYVNRKVFADFSVLFNKQVIKKWRIPTIRNVNFVKNEEEKESYSDVVDKRRIMEIINGNISTLMTKVKFKEGAKHSHMNYIASDVKKAFDDLYIMPKYGRYEVFIKDYHHVSDYDGWVDIILWYKKDGKEVEIKNPADVYSKTKRLRSFKLISSGDIKPTGEIFTSEDFQSSEQPSQEFIDAINSINESNFGFRYAEAQNGQRNFRAVNVKDIIDQKAFSDIEYVLQIKNTNNNNSRGESQDNNAYVELNAPLYNKNIEFNSTNLNNLRNNFFVYFYDVKQVGKRGMSFKLGWINKRNKNIRYTNNQEYTLINMVNDYQQTLYPEIMVNNIKLSDIEINYELLAQKTASEWINNLEELNNGVIQLKHNKNNEVEYQNYSLPANLFKVDQIKKISNNEAYVRFAVTGRTNNKILGNTWYKIKGFALSEINTINENLDFTNENLKTIQESETSIIRERIIEPFWKDLLWDLNKKTNIASWTLEKKYLEKTLLKENSRNRVIKFEILANSLLNIPSKNSRVRNFESAINIEVSFDKLIEQKTIKIKKSASDGDGGRFNYFVTLNWIESRGVDIKISMEDNTNKIIIDEPEVQRFSNGVTFDKDRAFIILPAAVKTTIKYTNDEEQENFGINQNRFDYKHIEMNSSNQPILFYSDIEFQKDKTVYYPNQNVHYKLHDGYKLNVEYLRVRDWRDWDIVDSAYSRAALVDGNTWFGTLGFLGKVNDDPNDATFYVLTNRHVEGSPNEFSGMLDNNLLQERGNKVFTLAPDRIGNSLERYYDVRTSGELNLGRGGRALTIKLLWSGVEQISKDGSIKNRGQDLTLFVVDLNQKLSDARAAGNMQIAWKIEHLMKKGNVNIDMSYKKGGTMSVPNIREISTLGWPGTQYAGSINRRPVTLGDDGSQSRVVIGAPYFNPYSQIFVGGGASGSGMYIVVEIII, from the coding sequence ATGAAAAAACAAATTAAAAATATTTTTGTATTAACAAGTGGCGCAGCGGCTATACCAATGACTGCCTTATCTTGTTCTATAGATAACGCTCAGAACATTAATCAAAATAACGAAAATGCAAAAGAATTGCTCCAATATTTTGAAAAAGATGATAATAAAAGGTATTTCAAAAATATAGAAAATAACATTAAAAATAATCAAAATATCTCTTTATCTCCAAAACAAGTAAATACAATGATTTCGTTTTTGAATGAATATAAAAAAATAAATGATTTAAATATCGAACAAATATACGAAGGACTAGAAGATAATTTATTAAATAGCGACTTTATTTCAAATGAATTAAAAGCGTTTGATAAATTAATAAATACTAACTCAAATAGTTTTTTAGAGATTAATAATGAATCAGTAAAAAGAATTCAAGATGTATATAACTTGATTTTAGAAAGAAATGCAAGAGTAGTTAATAAAAATTCAGAATATGATCTTTTTATTAAAGAAATAAATAATTTGTCTCTTTCTAATAATTTAATTTGAAAATATCTTAAGAACCATTCTGTAGAAATATTTAACGACGTAAAACTAAAAAATGAAATCTTCGAATTAATTAAATCAATTGACATTAATTATAGTATTTTAAACAATTTAAAAAATCTATACAAAACTAAAGAAGAAGCTGAAATAAAAAAAATAATTGATGATATAGAAGTATTTTTAAATAATTCATTAACAAACAATTCATTAGTTGAATTTAACCCTAAAGCAAATGAATATATAGAAAAGTTAAAAAACAAAGTAATTGAAAAAGATTTAATATCTAATGACGTTAAACAAAAGAAAAATGAATTAACTGAAAAAATTAGATTATCTGAAAATATAGATGAAGAAAACAAAAAGTCTCTTTTAGAAAAAGCTGAAAAAATTGTTAGCCTTGCTGAAATATATAATTATAATGATTTATTTAAGAAGCTAGATTCAAATATAGAAGCAAAAAAAGCTGAATTTATACAATTTATAAATGATTCAGTGCTTAGTGATAAAAATAAAGAATATTTTAGTGAAATAATTCAAGGGTTAGAAGAAGAGACTGAATTAAAAAACATAAGCACGTCTTTCAAAAAAATGATGGATAAATTTAAACGTTTACAAAATAAAGTCAATGAGATAAAAGAAAAAATTTCAAACAATAACTTTAAATCTTCATATGCTCTAGAATTTTATAAAAAAATCACAAAATTTGTTGAATTATTTGATAATGACAATAAGTTAGAAAAAATTAACTTATTATATCCTGATGATAATCTTAAGTTGATTTCTGATATTTATATAGAAATCGAAAAAATCAACATTGAAGAAGAATTTGATATTAAACCACAAGAAGAAAGTGTTATAGATCTTTTCAAAAAAGAAACTATTTCTTTATTTAGTTTAAACACAACCGAAAATGGTACATTATATGATTTAGAAAAGTATTCTTATTCTGCATCATATAATCTAAAGAGTGCTGAAATTCTCTTTGATAATTTTGATACCGAAGAGGTTGATTACAAAATTGTTAATTTAAAGCTTGACGAAAGTAATTGAAATAATTTAATTGTTACAGTTAAAGTTTCGCTTAAATCAAATAGTGAAATTAACTATTTAATGGACATTTCAAAAGCATTTAGTGGTGATGTGACTCCCCAAATTAATTCATTAAATTTTAATAACTTAGACCAATTTTTTAATATTAATTATGATGATTTACAAAAACTTTCTTTGGAAGAATTTAGAAATTTATCAAATGATCAGAAAAAAGAATGATTCACAACTAATCAAACAAGAATTGGTAAATTCTTTAAGTTTGAATTAACTAATTATGAATACGTGAATAGAAAAGTTTTTGCTGATTTTTCTGTTTTATTCAATAAACAAGTTATTAAAAAATGAAGAATACCAACTATAAGAAATGTAAATTTCGTTAAAAATGAAGAGGAAAAAGAAAGCTATAGTGACGTTGTTGACAAAAGAAGAATAATGGAAATTATTAATGGGAATATTTCTACATTAATGACTAAAGTTAAATTCAAGGAAGGTGCAAAGCACTCTCACATGAATTACATAGCTTCTGATGTAAAAAAAGCTTTTGACGATTTATACATAATGCCAAAATATGGTAGATATGAAGTATTTATCAAGGATTATCATCATGTCAGTGATTACGATGGATGAGTCGACATTATTTTATGATACAAAAAAGATGGCAAAGAAGTTGAAATTAAGAACCCAGCTGATGTATACAGTAAAACTAAGAGATTACGTAGCTTTAAATTAATTAGCTCAGGTGATATAAAACCTACTGGAGAAATTTTTACCTCTGAAGACTTTCAAAGTAGTGAACAACCTAGCCAAGAATTTATTGATGCAATTAATTCAATAAATGAATCAAATTTCGGATTCAGGTATGCTGAAGCTCAAAATGGACAAAGAAACTTCAGAGCAGTTAATGTAAAAGACATAATTGACCAAAAAGCCTTTAGCGATATTGAGTATGTTTTACAAATCAAAAATACAAATAATAATAACTCACGTGGAGAAAGTCAAGATAATAACGCTTATGTAGAGTTAAATGCTCCATTATATAATAAAAATATTGAGTTTAATTCTACTAATTTAAACAACTTAAGGAATAACTTTTTTGTTTACTTCTATGACGTTAAACAAGTTGGTAAAAGAGGTATGTCATTTAAATTAGGATGAATTAACAAAAGAAACAAAAACATTCGATACACCAATAATCAAGAATACACTTTGATAAATATGGTGAATGACTATCAACAAACTCTTTATCCTGAAATAATGGTAAACAACATTAAATTAAGTGATATAGAAATAAATTATGAATTGCTTGCTCAAAAAACGGCCAGCGAATGAATAAATAATTTAGAAGAATTGAATAATGGAGTTATTCAACTTAAACATAACAAAAACAATGAAGTAGAATATCAAAATTATAGTCTTCCAGCTAATTTATTTAAGGTAGATCAAATTAAAAAAATATCAAATAATGAAGCTTATGTAAGATTTGCTGTTACAGGCAGAACTAATAATAAAATACTCGGAAATACTTGATACAAGATTAAGGGATTTGCTTTAAGTGAAATTAATACAATTAATGAAAATCTTGATTTTACTAACGAAAATCTAAAAACAATCCAAGAATCTGAAACTTCTATTATTCGTGAAAGGATTATTGAACCATTTTGAAAAGATCTTTTATGAGATTTAAACAAAAAAACCAACATCGCTTCTTGAACACTAGAAAAGAAATATTTAGAAAAAACTTTACTTAAAGAGAATTCTAGAAATAGAGTTATAAAATTTGAAATTCTAGCAAACTCATTATTAAATATACCAAGCAAAAATAGTAGAGTAAGAAACTTTGAAAGTGCCATCAACATTGAGGTTTCATTTGACAAACTAATAGAGCAAAAAACAATTAAAATTAAAAAGTCTGCAAGTGATGGTGATGGTGGCCGTTTCAATTATTTTGTTACTTTAAATTGAATCGAATCTCGTGGTGTTGACATTAAAATTTCAATGGAAGATAATACAAATAAAATAATAATTGATGAACCTGAAGTTCAAAGATTTTCAAATGGCGTTACATTTGATAAAGATAGAGCATTTATTATCTTGCCGGCCGCAGTTAAAACAACTATAAAATATACCAATGATGAAGAGCAAGAAAATTTTGGTATAAATCAAAATAGATTCGATTACAAACACATTGAAATGAATAGTTCTAATCAACCGATCTTATTCTATAGTGATATTGAATTCCAAAAAGATAAAACAGTATACTATCCAAATCAAAATGTTCATTATAAATTGCATGATGGATATAAATTGAACGTTGAATATTTAAGAGTAAGAGATTGAAGAGATTGAGATATAGTAGACTCTGCATATTCAAGGGCAGCACTAGTTGATGGTAATACTTGATTTGGTACATTAGGATTTTTAGGAAAAGTTAATGATGATCCAAATGATGCTACTTTTTACGTTTTAACTAATCGCCATGTCGAAGGTAGTCCAAATGAATTTTCCGGTATGCTAGATAATAATCTTCTGCAAGAAAGAGGAAATAAAGTTTTCACACTAGCGCCCGATAGAATAGGAAATTCTTTAGAAAGATATTATGATGTTAGAACTAGCGGAGAATTAAATTTAGGAAGAGGTGGGAGAGCTTTAACTATTAAATTGCTTTGAAGTGGTGTAGAGCAAATTTCTAAAGATGGAAGCATTAAAAATCGTGGTCAAGATTTAACATTATTTGTTGTTGATTTAAATCAAAAATTATCTGATGCGAGAGCAGCAGGTAATATGCAAATAGCTTGAAAAATAGAACATTTAATGAAAAAGGGAAATGTGAATATTGACATGAGCTACAAAAAAGGCGGGACAATGTCAGTGCCTAATATTAGAGAAATTTCTACATTAGGATGACCTGGAACACAATATGCTGGTTCAATCAATAGAAGACCAGTGACCCTAGGTGATGATGGAAGCCAATCTAGAGTAGTTATTGGAGCACCATACTTTAACCCTTACTCACAAATTTTTGTTGGTGGAGGGGCATCTGGAAGTGGTATGTATATTGTGGTGGAGATAATTATATAG